AAaaagtttttactttttttttttttaatgcttccaAATTATTCAACAGTATTGGGCTTGTACTGAAAAATTATAGAAATATTCTattattgttttcctttttttcctcataCATACCACTGGGTGTCACTGTTGCTGTTCATTACCTTTTAACCTTaatatctctctgaattttaagAATTTAATCAGAATGACTAGCTGCAGAGAACCACTTTAAATAGTAAATCTTTGTTGTCTTTTAAACCATTGCAGTGCATCGGATAAATCGGCACGTCGAGCGGTGCATCCCTCCTACAGAACTGCAATATGTGAGGTAAGAATCTCCTCTCATCCCACTTCTACAAATCATTCAACCTCCTGAGCTCTGCAGTTATATTCAGCACAGTTTATGTAATATGTTTAAATGTCGAGGTACGGACCTGGTGAGTCATACTTCAACATAATGCCATGTATGCAACCTCCGTATTCCCAGTGTGTTTTCAACTTTTTCAAAGCAAACCTGGATTCTTCCTCCTCTGTAACAGAGAGAGGCCAAGATAAGGATCCGAGGCTAAACCTCTAAAATCCACATTAGATCCAAAAGCCTCTGCTGCTCGCTTGTGGATTTTGCCATAAAGCCCTCTGTCCTTGGCTTTTTATTGGCACACTTTGTGGAGACTTTTAAGCCCTTTGGTGGAGCGGCAGATTTCTGGGCCCTCCGGTGCGCCTGATCCACCTCCAGCATAttgacatacaaaccccgtttccatatgagttgggaaattgtgttagatgtaaatataaacggaatacaatgatttgcaaatcattttcaacccatattcagttgaatatgctacaaagacaacatatttgatgttcaaactgataaacatttttttttttgcaaataatcattaactttagaatttgatgccagcaacacgtgacaaagaagttgggaaaggtggcaataaatactgataaagttgaggaatgctcatcaaacacttatttgtgaacaggcaaattgggaacaggtgagtgccatgattgggtataaaagtagagtccatgaaatgctcagtcattcacaaacaaggatggggcgagggtcaccactttgtcaacaaatgcctgagaaaattgttgaacattttaagaaaaacctttctcaaccagctactgcaaggaatttagggatttcaccatctacggtctgtaatatcatcaaagggttcagagaatctggagaaatcactgcacgtaagcagctaagcccatgaccttcgatccctcaggctgtactgcatcgacatcagtgtgtaaaggatatcaccacatgggctcaggaacacttcagaaacccactgtcagtaactacagttggtcgctacatctgtaagtacaagttaaaactctcctatgcaaggcgaaaaccgtttatcaacaacacccagaaacgccgtcggcttcgctgggcctgagctcatctaacatggactgatacaaagtggaaaagtgttctgtggtctgacgagtccacatttcaaattgtttttggaaactgtggacttcgtgtcctccggaccaaagaggaaaagaaccatccggattgttataggcgcgaagttgaaaagccagcatctgtgatggtatgggggtgtattagtgcccaagacatgggtaacttacacatctgtgaaggcgccattaatgctgaaaggtacatacaggttttggagcaacatatgttgccatccaagcaacgttaccatggacgcccctgcttatttcagcaagacaatgccaagccacgtgttacatcaacgtggcttcatagtaaaagagtgcgggtactagactggcctgcctgtagtccagacctgtctcccattgaaaatgtgtggcacattatgaagcctaaaataccacaacggagacccccggacggttgaacaacttaagctgtacatcaagcaagaatgggaaagaattccacctgagaagcttaaaaaatgtgtctcctcagttcccaaacgtttactgagtcttgttaaaaggaaaggccatgtaacacagtggtgaacatgccctttcccaactactttggcacgtgttgcagccatgaaattctaagttaattattatttgcaaaacaaaaaataacgtttatgagtttgaacatcaaatatgttgtctttgtagtgtattcaactgaatatgggttgaaaaggatttgcaaatcattgtattccgtttatatttacatctaacacaatttcccaactcatatggaaacggggtttgtaatttctgCTCACCTAAATCCAGACGTCACTAATCCACAAACATCTGTTTTATTCAGAGCAACAAAGTGCAATTTGAACCCACAGATAATAGTCACAGTAGTATGCTGAAAGGTCAAAGGACAGCTTATGAAtgtgtgtacaaaaaaaaaacatgcaccggCGTGTCTAACAAATCCTATTAACATTGAAAAATTATTGGTGGCAATTAGAAAAACGACAAATATTTACAAGACACATCTGACAAGAAATAATTAGGATAAAATACAGTTGAACATTTTTTACAATGTCAAGAAAAATAAGGTTACAGCCTTTGCATCAGAGAGTCTATGTGATGCTTAACCTCCACATGCAGCTTACGTCCCTGAATCCACACCGAGCTTCCCAAAGCTGACGATAAATCCCTTCAAATCATTTGGTTATTGTAAAAACTGTACAGCAACAACACAATTCCCACAATAATCATTTGCTTATGCGCAGATTCACATTTAGGGAGAGCTCTATGATGTACAGAGTGGGGCGCGTATGTGCAGCTGTGCAAGAGTACGTCCGTAAATCTCACTCCCTGACACTTTCAGAGTCGTGTTAAACAACGAGCTTGGGCTTTTAGCTCGTTGACTAGCGCTCTCGACTCCCAATCAAGTCCAGCGATGGACCAGGCAGGTTACGCGTGAATGTCATCAAATGTGTGCAGATGACTTCTCCCAATCAAGGAAATTCACAAGTCATAAATATTCTTAATTGTCAACAAAATCGGTGAATAATGCAATAATTAGAATAATTTATGAAGGCGTTACACTGCACAAACTGAAATATAAGCACTGATAAATATCTGAATTACTCAAGCTATTTTTCTTACTATGTTTGCTTGGCCAAGCAGTCAGATCTTTAGATATAGTACAAGAACATTTTGCTTCTTTCAAGCATTTCTAAAACATTTTCTTAATTATTTTATCTATTTATGTCATGTCATGCTTGTGCAGAGTTCTGAATTTCATTGAGAATGTTCATTTAAATTGAGGTTGCAAACCAACagtgatgtacagtacaggccaaaagtttagacacaccttctcattcaatgtgttttctttattttcatgactattgacattgtagatcaggggtccccaaactttttgacccgggggctgcattgggttaaaacaatttggctgggggccgcgctatatatatatatgtgtgtgtatatatatatgtatatgtatatatatgtgtatatatatatatatgtgtatgtatatatatatatatatatatatatatatatatatatatatatatatatatatatatgtgtgtgtatatatatatatatgtatatatatatgtgtatgtatatatatatatatatgtgtgtgtatatatatatatgtgtgtgtatatatgtgtatatatatatgtgtgtatatatatatatgtgtatatatgtgtatatatatgtatgtatatatgtgtatatatatatatatatacatatatatatgtatatgtgtgtatgtatgtatgtatatatatatatataatgtatatatatatgtgtgtgtgtatgtatgtatatatatgtgtgtatatatgtatatatgtgtgtgtgtgtgtatatgtatacatgtatatatgtgtgtatatatactgtatgtgtgtatatatgtatgtgtatatatatatatatatatatatatatatatatatatatatatatatatatatatatgtatgtatatatatgtatatatatatatatatatatgtatatatatatatgtatatatatatccatccattctatatatatatatatatatatatatatatgtatatgttcctcgcgcactaattgacttaaagagcgcacttgctgcatgtcacgtaatcgatggtaaaatgcatttttagacagtatgatttgtctgagtggcgaagagacggtagaaaatggactagtaaggacagatttgaaaaaaaaagaatgataaaaaaaatatttatttcaattttttttaatttgggacttcccgcgggccggattttggacgctggggggccgtatccggcccgcgggccgtagtttggggacccatgttgtagattgtcactgaaggcatcaaaactatgaatgaacacatgtggagttatgtacttaagaaaaaaaagtgaaagaactgaaaacatgttttatattctagtttcttcaaaatagccgccctttgctctgattactgctttgcacactcttggcattctctcgattagcttcaagcacacctgtgaagtgaaaaacattTCTTCAAGCTCATTGAGATAATGTCaaaagtgtgcaaaaaagtaatcagagcaaagggtggctattttgaagaaactagaatataaaacatgttttcagttatttcacctttttttgttaagtacataactccacatgtgttcattcatagttttgatgccttcagtgacaatctacaatgtaaatagttataaaaataaagaaaacacattgaatgagaaggtgtgtccaaacttttggccttttgTATGTACAAATTGACTAATAATACTCAAAGTCCTTGAATTGCAATTCAAATTGAAGGAAGAAGAAACATTTTGTGGAATTCCAATTGATCATTTTGGTTATTCCAGAATTATGCTTTACAGTAAATTCCATACGTGACTCTTTTACATATTTCCTAGAAATATAGGAACTTTGTGTAAACACCGTTTACTTATTGTGaaagatctaccgtatttttaggactataagtcgcagtttttttcatagtttggcgacttatgtgtgaaattattaacacattaccgtaaaatatcaaataatgttatttagctctttcacgtaagagactagacgtataagatttcatgggatttagcgattaggagtgacagattgtttggtaaacgtatagcatgttctatatgttatagttatttgaatgactcttaccataatatgttacgttaacataccaggcacgttctcagttggttatttatgcctcatataacgtacacttattcagcctgttgttcactattctttatttattttaaattacctttcaaatgtctattcttggtgttggcttttatcaaatacatttcccccaaaaatgcgacttatactccagggcgacttatatatgtttttttccttctttattatgcattttcagccggtgcgacttatactccggtgcgacttatagtccgaaaaatacggtactgtatgttTCAAATTATGGAAAATGGTGTAAAAATACAGCCATTTAAGCcaaaatatgtgttaaacatgacacATTCTTCCTGTTCCTCAGCTATAAGAATGTAATTATAATGAAATCCACTTCTTGTAATTCCAATTCAACATCCTGTGGGGTGGAGAAAATTCAATTCCAATTCTTTAAATTAAGTACATTGAAATTCCAAAAGTGGAATTGTGCACAAGCCTGACCTTGATTTCCAATGTAATCTTGCTTGGATGAGTTTGTGCAGTGTATGATTGTTCTCCCTTGCAGAAGGTTCGTGCTTCATTCTAGCAGATCTTTGATTGACGATTACAATCGTTAAGTAAGAAACATTTGACCCAATCTAAAAGTTTTTTTTCTGCTCTTTCCAACTTTTGGTCCAAACAGCCCTTGTCATTCCGGTCGttgctgaaaaaaaaacaactaaggtTTAGATATCAGAGGATTCAATCCTGTCTATCCATGGCAAACCCGAGGATGGACTGCAGTCTTTTTGCTTTTCCACTTCCTGTGCACTCTGCAGCTCTGGCACTTCTCTTTCCAAAGTCCCGTTCCGGTTCTTGCCCCCTCTCAGCTGGTGCACCTCCCTCTCCAGCTCTGCGTTGCGGTGGTACATCTCTAAATAGCTGGCCTGCAGCTCCTTCTGGTAGCGGATGACCTTGTCCTTTTCTGTCTGCCATGTCTTCCTCTCCTCCTCAAAAGCCATGGCCTGGGCCTCGCTCTGGCGGCGCTCCAGCAGTAGCTCGGCGCGCAGACGCTCCTCATTCGGGCCCACACAGCCTCCTGCAAGCAAAAGATGGTCACATGGTTCATTTGCGGTCCAGTGGAGCAGTCTGCAGCTGACCTGGTTACATTACAGAGCTAATAACCTCATTTTTATTACTTAAAATAGCCAAGTGCTTTCACTAATCAGTTTAAAATACTACTAAGGTGTGCTTTTATGGTTTGTGGATATGACTTCTAATTatgtttccattaagaaaaatgatCAAACATGTTGCGAATTTTTTCTTTCAGTGaaaaatatttaacatttgacaCATGGAACTatgacaatataaaaacagttacatagaaactattaatgaatgaaaatgagtaaaattaactgttaaaggttagtactattagtggaccagcagcacgcacaatcatgtttgcttacggactgtatcccttgcagactgtattgatatatattgatatataatgtaggaaccacaatattaataacagaaagaaacaacccttttgtgtgaatgagtgtaaatgggggagggaggtttttttgggttggtgcactaattgtaagtgtatcttgtgttttttatgtcgatttaataaaataaaaaaattaataaaaaaaaaaaccccgataccgatgataaaaaaaacgatatcgataatttccaatattacattttaaagcatttatcggccgatatcggacaaCCCTACTTGTAATcaaactacggcgagttcaaataccgctgaaattaggacaaaatggaGCTCGCCAAATACGCTCATCTGTAAAGTATGTTtattataaacagtgggatttctaacagttaggaaggtttgtgtcatgtttgtccttcaaaAGAAACCAACAAAAAtgtgtatgcattttttttgAGAAAACTCCAGGCAGCCACTAGGTCGGAGCTAAAGAGCCGCATCTAGAGCCGCTGGAACTATGAAATGAGTGCCAGTGTTGTCAGCAATAGAGGGGCCCCTTAAGGGAAACAGGAGTACTTGCATGTACTATGACACTTAATCAGAGAATATTCCGCTCCCAAAACTAACATTTTCCAATATGATAAAGAGTtcaaacacacatacaaaaaaattACAAGTGATTTGATGGGGAAGGTGAAGATGATTGAGTGGCCAATTGAACTGAACACAATTGAGCACCTTTGTGTCATCCTCAAGCAGAATGATGTGGGTGATGTCGTCATGCAAAAGTGGTAAATGATTCCAGTAACAACCTGTGCATCTCTGCTCAATTTCATGCCCAAGAGCATTACGGCAGCGTACAGTGCTCACATTAAAAACGTACACCAATGTGGACATGTTCACTGTGAGGtgtattacttctagacctccaccccagatcccacctcactcctacccagtgggctggctcagggtggaggacagagtaaaacaacttgcactgagcctagtctataaaatccgctacccctccctgataccgaagtacatgtcaaattacttccttaacgtaaatgaccgccataaccacaacaccagggggagctccactaaccacgttaaacccagattccgatctaacaaaggtcttaactcattctctttctatgccacatcaatgtggaatgcgctcaaaacaggtataaaagatagggcatctctatcctccttcaaaaccgcaataaaagtacacctccaggcagctacaaccctaaactaacacccttcccggattgttaataatcaaatgtaaacaatcaaatgcagatacttttcttatgccttctgcaACATCTGTCCAGAAAATTTATTTTCTATGTTTTTCTGTTGAATTCTACTCATTAAGGCCATCTAGCTCAGCTtccatgaattaattaacgtggaccccgactaaaacaagttgaaaaacttattcgggtgttaccatttagtggtcaattgtacggaatatgtacttcactgtgcaacctactaataaaagtctcaatcaatcaatcaaactcacTTGTGTTGCTATTTAGACCTATTTTTCATTGTCATTTTCTAAGTGACATCCAAGTTACATTTCTATGGTATTGTCGAAAAGATATCGCTGTAATGTGAGGGGTGTACCCAGGTTTGACTCCTTAGAAACAAAATCAAAGTACCTGTTGCTCCAGCGCTCTCTTCTCCTTTTCCATGGTCGCTGGCGCTCTGAGAGGGTCGTCTGTGCATTTGGTTGTCCTGCAGGATTACCTGGAGAGCGTCTATCTGGCTCTCCTTGTTGCGCAACTCCATGCGGTTCTCCCTCAGCTGCGTCTTCAGCTGGAAGATCTCGCTCAACTTCTGGGTCACCTCAGCCTGAGAGTCCCGAAACTGTTGCTTGAGCAAGGAGATCTCTCCCGACTTCTGGCAAACCTTGAAGGCGAGAACGGAACAATGTTGGAATTCACTTCGCTCCTCTGTAATTACGTCAAAGTGTGCGCTTCTCCCTGTCATAACGTGTCTCGCAAGGCCACACCTCCCACTGTGTCTCCTCCAGGGTTGGACTGGTCGGCTTCTCTTTGTCTCCGGACTCGGGGATTCTTTCCCTTTTCACGCTATCCAGCTCCTCTTGCAGTCGGTTCTTGTCCTGCTGGGCCTTGTAGAGCTGCAATTGGAGGCCACGTTGGGCTCGCTGGGCATGCTGGGAAACCTGGCGGAGCTTGGCAGCGTAGAGGCGCTTCAGTTCCTCCACCTCCTTCTCCCACAGACGCTGTTTGCCTTCAAATACCTGCCCGCAGACCCACACACATTCCGCTCAGGCTTCACACACgatatctagaccagtggttcttaacctgggttcgattgaaccctaggggttcagtgagtcgggttcggcggaggtcaagacacacccgactcatcgtgtgaataaaaacttctccctatctgcgtattacggatacggcaacagcagaagtcagactgatttgcaggtgtgtaatttgttgtgagtttatacactgtgttggttttgttctttgaacaaggtgatgttcaagcacggttcattttgtgcaccagtaaaaaaacatggtaacactttagtatggggaacatattcaccattaattagttgcttattaacatgcaaattagtaacatattggctcttaactagtcattattaagtacttattaatgccttatcgacatccattgctttcggtctcccctagaggggggcggggggttacccacatatgcggtcctctccaaggtttctcatagtcattcacatcgacgtcccactggggtgagtttttccttgcccgtatgtgggctttgtaccgaggatgtcgttgtggcttgtgcagccctttgagacacttgtgatttagggctatataaataaagattgattgattgattattcggcatggccttattataaccctaaccctctaaccctggccctaaccttccaaccctaaccaaataactctaaattaagtctttgttacttagaatatgttccccatactaaagtgataccaaaaacatataactttgtcttgaatttcaaatcaaatcaactttatttataaagcacatttaaaatttaccacaggggtagcgaaagtgctgtacaatgaacaggttaaaagataaaacgagtaccgagcaaacacaacacaacacaaacagaacacgataaaaaataaataattaaaatagaataaataaaaacataaaaacaggttcacagcaggtgtattatggggcgccattgcaggatggatatcactcagtgttaaaagccatggaataaaagtatgtttttaagagagatttaaaaacaggaagagaggaggcttgtctaacactcaggggtaggtcgttccagagcttgggagcagcaacggcgaaagctcttgtcacctctaagcttcagccttgtgtcagggaccgtcaacagcagctgatcggctgatcttaaggatcgggtggggcagtaaggctgaaggaggtcggagagataggttggcgcgaggttgtttagacatttaaaaacaaataaaaggagtttaaaattgattcggtaacgcacagggagccagtgaagggatttgaaaaaaaacattctatttttcactaaagaagggttcggtgaatgcgcatacgaaactggtggggttcggtacctccaacaaggttaagaaccactgataaagACTGAGCTATGGATGTGAGACTCACCTGAGCGACCGCGCCCTCGCTCTCGTCCAGATTTCTTTTCATCTGCTTCAGCTCGTGTTCTTTCTCCACCAGACGCTCCTCCAGATCCCGCACCTTGGGAGAAGGTCAGGTAATCAGCTCGGACATAGTTCTACCTGCATTGCACAGATCTCTGGCCAGTACTCACCACTTCTTCAACAGACATGGACAGAGTCCAATCATAAGGAGGTGGAGCCTCCCCTCCATACGGCACCAGGCGGCTGAGCGTGGCCATGCTGCGACATGCCATCTCCCCCATGGCCGCGCCCCCTGAGCCAGCAGCCTTGGCGCCCAAAGTGGTGCGGTCCAGCGAGCCGATAGTGTTGATATGACCCATTGATGCGCTGAAGAGCACCATAAAAGTTCACATGACGGTACATTATCAATGCTATCGGACAGAGCCAAGGCAAACCTGATGTGAGCCAGGTGTGGGCGGAAAGGGGGGCGGTATGGCGGCAAACTGCTCATGGAGTTATGGCCCGAGTCCGACAGGTTGTCATCCTCCTGGCTCGCCCCACGCGCTGAGGAATGAGCCTACGCAGCAATGCCAATAAGAAAACATGAAGACTGGAGGGGTTGTCATTGCTTTGTTGATTGCACAACTCTTTGTGTATCTTTGAGTCGCTATGGAAACCTTCTCCCTCCCCAAGAATGCAAATGCTGGAGTTCCGTTTGCCTACTAATGTCTTATATCACTCCATGAACCAA
Above is a window of Nerophis lumbriciformis linkage group LG35, RoL_Nlum_v2.1, whole genome shotgun sequence DNA encoding:
- the n4bp3 gene encoding NEDD4-binding protein 3-A, which translates into the protein MATSVQSLPRPGKNFKIAFPTPSFTQRCSMGSVGSLVERPDVSPAKVNRAVPQVRPKQSGGLLKKGFAQRELLNYLNITRKEPKTNQARGNKKDIVISVGGREEENLYARVFHKDGTEIDLAKNSLPSGGKYEKDRLRSSAFKPVTPKNFSSMQNLYPSSKSEDLDHGLSNGLHRAYAHVTKAVSSSSCSSSPSRHAGTTTVNKAHSSARGASQEDDNLSDSGHNSMSSLPPYRPPFRPHLAHISASMGHINTIGSLDRTTLGAKAAGSGGAAMGEMACRSMATLSRLVPYGGEAPPPYDWTLSMSVEEVVRDLEERLVEKEHELKQMKRNLDESEGAVAQVFEGKQRLWEKEVEELKRLYAAKLRQVSQHAQRAQRGLQLQLYKAQQDKNRLQEELDSVKRERIPESGDKEKPTSPTLEETQWEVCQKSGEISLLKQQFRDSQAEVTQKLSEIFQLKTQLRENRMELRNKESQIDALQVILQDNQMHRRPSQSASDHGKGEESAGATGGCVGPNEERLRAELLLERRQSEAQAMAFEEERKTWQTEKDKVIRYQKELQASYLEMYHRNAELEREVHQLRGGKNRNGTLEREVPELQSAQEVEKQKDCSPSSGLPWIDRIESSDI